From one Gossypium hirsutum isolate 1008001.06 chromosome D08, Gossypium_hirsutum_v2.1, whole genome shotgun sequence genomic stretch:
- the LOC107929984 gene encoding myosin-11 isoform X2, which produces MFKSARWRSDKDRIKAVFKLQFHATQLAESKLQALMISVIPDDGGKPIKTLEKATVQNGNCRWENPLYETVKFVREPKTGKINERIYHFILSTGVGKGGLVGEVSIDFAVYAEANKTSTVSLPLKNSNSKAILHVSIQRLHENADQREVEETEDASFKLQERSLKAHLSNGYEDESIKKDLIEDASFSKTTHNVELRGNHKGSDGSDITISSSNSSSELDTPRELGMKDDNVKNEWSAGSDHGMSTEDSNSSQDNFPRENCQHGSDSEIEKLKNEVNALSRQVDVSDMELQTLRKQIVKESKRGQDLSREVVTLKEERDALKLECNKLKAFQKQKNDAKLNNRPQFENGDPWVLVQEIREELKYEKDLNSNLRLQLQKTQESNAELILAVQDLEEMLDAKNMEMSNTPNKSGSHGSAKELRGTISRSDKDENEYNRASEHLVKEHRGTKETSVLEQKVMDLNSELEIYKRDKDELEAQMEQLALDYEILKQENHDISYKLEQTRLREQLKIQYECPSSSATINELENQIECLQRELSKQSKEFSGSLVTINELETHIRSLEEELEKQAKVFERDLGSVTQNKVEQEQRAIKAEEALQMTRLKNANTAERLQEEFKKLSMQMASTFDANEKVATNALAEANKLRLQRNQLEELLKKAKEELQSTTDDYEAKLCDLSNLVKLKSNQIEQMLEEIDDKSKQLEHQKKHVEEVSGAFSKEISSLKAEIDKLTTEKKCLREQAEQMESLKLELEHTKALVQGTEEQMQRGNLERNNLVSAIALMKKEATKSEEELQRMRHLKEEKDASIESLQSELDTLKAQCDKLKHSVFEDEIEKEKLRKQVVQLRTDLKKKEDAFTGIEKKLKESNRRGVVSDGTRTPLRNNKSAMVPHSPKEVASLRETIKLLAGQMKLKEAALETSTNVFLEKEKDLQKKIDELENKLNEYNTGFCSYQLQKLQVFKDTKEVTSNGKACISKENGYAVPFVKSDGGNHDELMAELTSLKERNKSMENELKDMQERYSDISLKFAEVEGERQQLVMTVRNLMNAKKS; this is translated from the exons ATGTTTAAGTCGGCGAGATGGAGGAGCGACAAGGACAGGATCAAAGCTGTCTTCAAGTTGCAGTTCCATGCTACTCAA TTGGCAGAGTCAAAATTGCAAGCATTGATGATATCAGTAATTCCTGACGATGGGGGAAAACCGATAAAAACATTAGAAAAGGCGACGGTTCAGAACGGAAACTGTCGATGGGAAAATCCACTTTACGAGACCGTTAAATTTGTTAGGGAGCCAAAAACTGGAAAGATCAATGAAAGGatctatcattttattttatcaaca GGTGTGGGAAAAGGAGGTTTGGTTGGGGAAGTTTCAATTGATTTTGCTGTTTATGCTGAGGCAAATAAAACTTCCACCGTTTCTCTTCCATTAAAGAATTCGAACTCTAAAGCAATTTTGCAT GTCTCAATACAGAGGTTGCATGAAAATGCTGATCAAAG AGAGGTGGAAGAAACTGAAGATGCAAGTTTTAAATTGCAAGAGAGGAGCTTGAAGGCCCACTTGAGCAATGGTTATGAAGATGAAAGCATTAAGAAGGATCTCATTGAA GATGCATCTTTCAGCAAAACCACCCACAATGTTGAATTGCGTGGAAATCATAAAGGATCTGATGGATCTGATATTACCATTTCAAGTTCTAATAGTAGCTCTGAACTTGATACTCCACGAGAACTTGGAATGAAGGATGACAATGTAAAGAATGAGTGGTCGGCAGGTTCTGATCACGGAATGAGTACTGAAGACTCCAACAGTTCCCAGGACAACTTTCCACGAGAAAATTGCCAACATGGTTCAGATAGTGAGATTGAAAAGCTCAAGAATGAGGTCAATGCTTTGTCCAGGCAAGTGGATGTGTCAGATATGGAATTGCAGACTCTGAGGAAGCAAATTGTAAAGGAGAGCAAAAGGGGGCAGGATCTCTCACGGGAAGTTGTTACTTTGAAAGAAGAAAGAGATGCACTCAAATTAGAATGTAATAAACTGAAAGCCTTTCAGAAGCAAAAGAATGATGCAAAACTAAACAACAGGCCGCAGTTTGAGAATGGGGATCCCTGGGTTCTGGTTCAAGAAATCAGAGAAGAGCTGAAATATGAGAAGGATCTGAATTCCAATCTTCGGTTACAACTGCAGAAGACACAGGAATCAAATGCTGAGTTAATCCTTGCTGTACAAGACCTAGAAGAAATGTTGGATGCAAAGAACATGGAGATGTCCAACACTCCTAACAAATCAGGGTCCCATGGCAGTGCTAAAGAATTGAGAGGCACCATCTCAAGAAGTGACAAAGATGAGAATGAATATAATAGGGCATCAGAACATCTTGTTAAAGAACACAGAGGCACCAAGGAGACCTCTGTCCTGGAGCAGAAGGTCATGGACCTCAACAGTGAGTTGGAGATCTACAAGAGAGATAAAGATGAGCTCGAGGCACAAATGGAGCAGCTGGCACTTGACTATGAGATACTGAAGCAGGAAAATCATGACATCTCATACAAATTAGAGCAAACCCGGCTGCGAGAACAACTGAAGATACAGTATGAGTGCCCATCTTCTTCTGCTACCATAAATGAACTCGAGAACCAAATTGAATGCTTGCAAAGGGAACTCAGCAAGCAATCAAAAGAATTCTCCGGCTCTTTGGTGACTATAAATGAACTCGAAACCCATATCAGAAGCTTGGAGGAGGAGTTAGAAAAACAGGCAAAAGTGTTTGAAAGGGATCTAGGATCTGTCACACAAAACAAAGTTGAGCAGGAGCAAAGAGCTATTAAAGCTGAGGAAGCCTTACAAATGACAAGATTGAAGAATGCAAATACAGCTGAAAGGCTACAAGAGGAATTCAAAAAACTCTCCATGCAGATGGCCTCAACATTTGATGCAAATGAGAAGGTGGCAACAAATGCTCTAGCTGAAGCTAATAAGTTACGCTTGCAGAGAAATCAGCTGGAAGAACTGCTCAAGAAAGCTAAGGAAGAGCTCCAATCAACTACGGATGATTATGAAGCGAAACTCTGTGACCTTTCCAATCTAGTAAAGTTAAAATCAAATCAGATAGAGCAGATGTTGGAGGAAATTGATGACAAATCTAAGCAGCTTGAACACCAAAAGAAGCATGTGGAAGAAGTTAGTGGGGCTTTTTCTAAGGAGATCAGTAGCCTAAAAGCTGAGATTGACAAGCTGACTACCGAAAAGAAATGCCTACGTGAACAAGCTGAGCAGATGGAAAGCTTGAAACTTGAGTTGGAACATACAAAAGCACTTGTCCAAGGAACTGAAGAGCAGATGCAAAGAggaaatttagaaagaaataatcTAGTGAGTGCGATTGCTTTGATGAAAAAGGAAGCAACTAAGTCAGAGGAGGAGTTGCAGAGAATGAGGCATTTGAAGGAAGAGAAAGATGCATCAATTGAATCCTTACAATCAGAGCTGGACACCCTCAAAGCTCAGTGCGATAAATTGAAACATTCAGTGTTTGAGGATGAAATAGAGAAAGAAAAACTCAGGAAGCAAGTAGTTCAATTAAGGACTGACCTTAAGAAGAAGGAAGATGCATTTACTGGAATAGAAAAGAAGTTGAAAGAGAGCAATAGAAGAGGAGTTGTTTCTGATGGAACAAGAACACCATTAAGAAACAATAAATCTGCCATGGTTCCTCACAGTCCTAAAGAGGTCGCAAGCCTGAGGGAGACAATAAAGTTGCTTGCG GGACAAATGAAGTTGAAGGAAGCTGCTTTGGAAACATCCACAAATGTCTTTTTGGAAAAGGAAAAGGATCTTCAGAAGAAAATTGATGAGTTAGAAAACAAACTCAATGAGTACAACACTGGTTTCTGCAGTTACCAACTTCAAAAG ttGCAGGTATTTAAAGACACTAAGGAGGTTACATCAAATGGGAAAGCATGCATATCGAAAGAAAATGGATATGCAGTGCCCTTCGTGAAAAG TGATGGTGGTAACCATGATGAACTGATGGCTGAACTAACATCCTTAAAGGAGCGAAACAAATCCATGGAAAATGAATTGAAAGATATGCAAGAACGATATTCAGATATAAGCCTCAAATTCGCAGAGGTAGAAGGTGAACGGCAACAGCTTGTGATGACTGTGCGGAACCTCATGAATGCCAAGAAGAGCTGA
- the LOC107929984 gene encoding testis-specific gene 10 protein isoform X1 translates to MFKSARWRSDKDRIKAVFKLQFHATQLAESKLQALMISVIPDDGGKPIKTLEKATVQNGNCRWENPLYETVKFVREPKTGKINERIYHFILSTGVGKGGLVGEVSIDFAVYAEANKTSTVSLPLKNSNSKAILHVSIQRLHENADQREVEETEDASFKLQERSLKAHLSNGYEDESIKKDLIEDASFSKTTHNVELRGNHKGSDGSDITISSSNSSSELDTPRELGMKDDNVKNEWSAGSDHGMSTEDSNSSQDNFPRENCQHGSDSEIEKLKNEVNALSRQVDVSDMELQTLRKQIVKESKRGQDLSREVVTLKEERDALKLECNKLKAFQKQKNDAKLNNRPQFENGDPWVLVQEIREELKYEKDLNSNLRLQLQKTQESNAELILAVQDLEEMLDAKNMEMSNTPNKSGSHGSAKELRGTISRSDKDENEYNRASEHLVKEHRGTKETSVLEQKVMDLNSELEIYKRDKDELEAQMEQLALDYEILKQENHDISYKLEQTRLREQLKIQYECPSSSATINELENQIECLQRELSKQSKEFSGSLVTINELETHIRSLEEELEKQAKVFERDLGSVTQNKVEQEQRAIKAEEALQMTRLKNANTAERLQEEFKKLSMQMASTFDANEKVATNALAEANKLRLQRNQLEELLKKAKEELQSTTDDYEAKLCDLSNLVKLKSNQIEQMLEEIDDKSKQLEHQKKHVEEVSGAFSKEISSLKAEIDKLTTEKKCLREQAEQMESLKLELEHTKALVQGTEEQMQRGNLERNNLVSAIALMKKEATKSEEELQRMRHLKEEKDASIESLQSELDTLKAQCDKLKHSVFEDEIEKEKLRKQVVQLRTDLKKKEDAFTGIEKKLKESNRRGVVSDGTRTPLRNNKSAMVPHSPKEVASLRETIKLLAGQMKLKEAALETSTNVFLEKEKDLQKKIDELENKLNEYNTGFCSYQLQKLQVFKDTKEVTSNGKACISKENGYAVPFVKSSDGGNHDELMAELTSLKERNKSMENELKDMQERYSDISLKFAEVEGERQQLVMTVRNLMNAKKS, encoded by the exons ATGTTTAAGTCGGCGAGATGGAGGAGCGACAAGGACAGGATCAAAGCTGTCTTCAAGTTGCAGTTCCATGCTACTCAA TTGGCAGAGTCAAAATTGCAAGCATTGATGATATCAGTAATTCCTGACGATGGGGGAAAACCGATAAAAACATTAGAAAAGGCGACGGTTCAGAACGGAAACTGTCGATGGGAAAATCCACTTTACGAGACCGTTAAATTTGTTAGGGAGCCAAAAACTGGAAAGATCAATGAAAGGatctatcattttattttatcaaca GGTGTGGGAAAAGGAGGTTTGGTTGGGGAAGTTTCAATTGATTTTGCTGTTTATGCTGAGGCAAATAAAACTTCCACCGTTTCTCTTCCATTAAAGAATTCGAACTCTAAAGCAATTTTGCAT GTCTCAATACAGAGGTTGCATGAAAATGCTGATCAAAG AGAGGTGGAAGAAACTGAAGATGCAAGTTTTAAATTGCAAGAGAGGAGCTTGAAGGCCCACTTGAGCAATGGTTATGAAGATGAAAGCATTAAGAAGGATCTCATTGAA GATGCATCTTTCAGCAAAACCACCCACAATGTTGAATTGCGTGGAAATCATAAAGGATCTGATGGATCTGATATTACCATTTCAAGTTCTAATAGTAGCTCTGAACTTGATACTCCACGAGAACTTGGAATGAAGGATGACAATGTAAAGAATGAGTGGTCGGCAGGTTCTGATCACGGAATGAGTACTGAAGACTCCAACAGTTCCCAGGACAACTTTCCACGAGAAAATTGCCAACATGGTTCAGATAGTGAGATTGAAAAGCTCAAGAATGAGGTCAATGCTTTGTCCAGGCAAGTGGATGTGTCAGATATGGAATTGCAGACTCTGAGGAAGCAAATTGTAAAGGAGAGCAAAAGGGGGCAGGATCTCTCACGGGAAGTTGTTACTTTGAAAGAAGAAAGAGATGCACTCAAATTAGAATGTAATAAACTGAAAGCCTTTCAGAAGCAAAAGAATGATGCAAAACTAAACAACAGGCCGCAGTTTGAGAATGGGGATCCCTGGGTTCTGGTTCAAGAAATCAGAGAAGAGCTGAAATATGAGAAGGATCTGAATTCCAATCTTCGGTTACAACTGCAGAAGACACAGGAATCAAATGCTGAGTTAATCCTTGCTGTACAAGACCTAGAAGAAATGTTGGATGCAAAGAACATGGAGATGTCCAACACTCCTAACAAATCAGGGTCCCATGGCAGTGCTAAAGAATTGAGAGGCACCATCTCAAGAAGTGACAAAGATGAGAATGAATATAATAGGGCATCAGAACATCTTGTTAAAGAACACAGAGGCACCAAGGAGACCTCTGTCCTGGAGCAGAAGGTCATGGACCTCAACAGTGAGTTGGAGATCTACAAGAGAGATAAAGATGAGCTCGAGGCACAAATGGAGCAGCTGGCACTTGACTATGAGATACTGAAGCAGGAAAATCATGACATCTCATACAAATTAGAGCAAACCCGGCTGCGAGAACAACTGAAGATACAGTATGAGTGCCCATCTTCTTCTGCTACCATAAATGAACTCGAGAACCAAATTGAATGCTTGCAAAGGGAACTCAGCAAGCAATCAAAAGAATTCTCCGGCTCTTTGGTGACTATAAATGAACTCGAAACCCATATCAGAAGCTTGGAGGAGGAGTTAGAAAAACAGGCAAAAGTGTTTGAAAGGGATCTAGGATCTGTCACACAAAACAAAGTTGAGCAGGAGCAAAGAGCTATTAAAGCTGAGGAAGCCTTACAAATGACAAGATTGAAGAATGCAAATACAGCTGAAAGGCTACAAGAGGAATTCAAAAAACTCTCCATGCAGATGGCCTCAACATTTGATGCAAATGAGAAGGTGGCAACAAATGCTCTAGCTGAAGCTAATAAGTTACGCTTGCAGAGAAATCAGCTGGAAGAACTGCTCAAGAAAGCTAAGGAAGAGCTCCAATCAACTACGGATGATTATGAAGCGAAACTCTGTGACCTTTCCAATCTAGTAAAGTTAAAATCAAATCAGATAGAGCAGATGTTGGAGGAAATTGATGACAAATCTAAGCAGCTTGAACACCAAAAGAAGCATGTGGAAGAAGTTAGTGGGGCTTTTTCTAAGGAGATCAGTAGCCTAAAAGCTGAGATTGACAAGCTGACTACCGAAAAGAAATGCCTACGTGAACAAGCTGAGCAGATGGAAAGCTTGAAACTTGAGTTGGAACATACAAAAGCACTTGTCCAAGGAACTGAAGAGCAGATGCAAAGAggaaatttagaaagaaataatcTAGTGAGTGCGATTGCTTTGATGAAAAAGGAAGCAACTAAGTCAGAGGAGGAGTTGCAGAGAATGAGGCATTTGAAGGAAGAGAAAGATGCATCAATTGAATCCTTACAATCAGAGCTGGACACCCTCAAAGCTCAGTGCGATAAATTGAAACATTCAGTGTTTGAGGATGAAATAGAGAAAGAAAAACTCAGGAAGCAAGTAGTTCAATTAAGGACTGACCTTAAGAAGAAGGAAGATGCATTTACTGGAATAGAAAAGAAGTTGAAAGAGAGCAATAGAAGAGGAGTTGTTTCTGATGGAACAAGAACACCATTAAGAAACAATAAATCTGCCATGGTTCCTCACAGTCCTAAAGAGGTCGCAAGCCTGAGGGAGACAATAAAGTTGCTTGCG GGACAAATGAAGTTGAAGGAAGCTGCTTTGGAAACATCCACAAATGTCTTTTTGGAAAAGGAAAAGGATCTTCAGAAGAAAATTGATGAGTTAGAAAACAAACTCAATGAGTACAACACTGGTTTCTGCAGTTACCAACTTCAAAAG ttGCAGGTATTTAAAGACACTAAGGAGGTTACATCAAATGGGAAAGCATGCATATCGAAAGAAAATGGATATGCAGTGCCCTTCGTGAAAAG CAGTGATGGTGGTAACCATGATGAACTGATGGCTGAACTAACATCCTTAAAGGAGCGAAACAAATCCATGGAAAATGAATTGAAAGATATGCAAGAACGATATTCAGATATAAGCCTCAAATTCGCAGAGGTAGAAGGTGAACGGCAACAGCTTGTGATGACTGTGCGGAACCTCATGAATGCCAAGAAGAGCTGA
- the LOC107929984 gene encoding myosin-11 isoform X4: MFKSARWRSDKDRIKAVFKLQFHATQLAESKLQALMISVIPDDGGKPIKTLEKATVQNGNCRWENPLYETVKFVREPKTGKINERIYHFILSTGVGKGGLVGEVSIDFAVYAEANKTSTVSLPLKNSNSKAILHVSIQRLHENADQREVEETEDASFKLQERSLKAHLSNGYEDESIKKDLIEDASFSKTTHNVELRGNHKGSDGSDITISSSNSSSELDTPRELGMKDDNVKNEWSAGSDHGMSTEDSNSSQDNFPRENCQHGSDSEIEKLKNEVNALSRQVDVSDMELQTLRKQIVKESKRGQDLSREVVTLKEERDALKLECNKLKAFQKQKNDAKLNNRPQFENGDPWVLVQEIREELKYEKDLNSNLRLQLQKTQESNAELILAVQDLEEMLDAKNMEMSNTPNKSGSHGSAKELRGTISRSDKDENEYNRASEHLVKEHRGTKETSVLEQKVMDLNSELEIYKRDKDELEAQMEQLALDYEILKQENHDISYKLEQTRLREQLKIQYECPSSSATINELENQIECLQRELSKQSKEFSGSLVTINELETHIRSLEEELEKQAKVFERDLGSVTQNKVEQEQRAIKAEEALQMTRLKNANTAERLQEEFKKLSMQMASTFDANEKVATNALAEANKLRLQRNQLEELLKKAKEELQSTTDDYEAKLCDLSNLVKLKSNQIEQMLEEIDDKSKQLEHQKKHVEEVSGAFSKEISSLKAEIDKLTTEKKCLREQAEQMESLKLELEHTKALVQGTEEQMQRGNLERNNLVSAIALMKKEATKSEEELQRMRHLKEEKDASIESLQSELDTLKAQCDKLKHSVFEDEIEKEKLRKQVVQLRTDLKKKEDAFTGIEKKLKESNRRGVVSDGTRTPLRNNKSAMVPHSPKEVASLRETIKLLAGQMKLKEAALETSTNVFLEKEKDLQKKIDELENKLNEYNTGFCSYQLQKVFKDTKEVTSNGKACISKENGYAVPFVKSDGGNHDELMAELTSLKERNKSMENELKDMQERYSDISLKFAEVEGERQQLVMTVRNLMNAKKS; this comes from the exons ATGTTTAAGTCGGCGAGATGGAGGAGCGACAAGGACAGGATCAAAGCTGTCTTCAAGTTGCAGTTCCATGCTACTCAA TTGGCAGAGTCAAAATTGCAAGCATTGATGATATCAGTAATTCCTGACGATGGGGGAAAACCGATAAAAACATTAGAAAAGGCGACGGTTCAGAACGGAAACTGTCGATGGGAAAATCCACTTTACGAGACCGTTAAATTTGTTAGGGAGCCAAAAACTGGAAAGATCAATGAAAGGatctatcattttattttatcaaca GGTGTGGGAAAAGGAGGTTTGGTTGGGGAAGTTTCAATTGATTTTGCTGTTTATGCTGAGGCAAATAAAACTTCCACCGTTTCTCTTCCATTAAAGAATTCGAACTCTAAAGCAATTTTGCAT GTCTCAATACAGAGGTTGCATGAAAATGCTGATCAAAG AGAGGTGGAAGAAACTGAAGATGCAAGTTTTAAATTGCAAGAGAGGAGCTTGAAGGCCCACTTGAGCAATGGTTATGAAGATGAAAGCATTAAGAAGGATCTCATTGAA GATGCATCTTTCAGCAAAACCACCCACAATGTTGAATTGCGTGGAAATCATAAAGGATCTGATGGATCTGATATTACCATTTCAAGTTCTAATAGTAGCTCTGAACTTGATACTCCACGAGAACTTGGAATGAAGGATGACAATGTAAAGAATGAGTGGTCGGCAGGTTCTGATCACGGAATGAGTACTGAAGACTCCAACAGTTCCCAGGACAACTTTCCACGAGAAAATTGCCAACATGGTTCAGATAGTGAGATTGAAAAGCTCAAGAATGAGGTCAATGCTTTGTCCAGGCAAGTGGATGTGTCAGATATGGAATTGCAGACTCTGAGGAAGCAAATTGTAAAGGAGAGCAAAAGGGGGCAGGATCTCTCACGGGAAGTTGTTACTTTGAAAGAAGAAAGAGATGCACTCAAATTAGAATGTAATAAACTGAAAGCCTTTCAGAAGCAAAAGAATGATGCAAAACTAAACAACAGGCCGCAGTTTGAGAATGGGGATCCCTGGGTTCTGGTTCAAGAAATCAGAGAAGAGCTGAAATATGAGAAGGATCTGAATTCCAATCTTCGGTTACAACTGCAGAAGACACAGGAATCAAATGCTGAGTTAATCCTTGCTGTACAAGACCTAGAAGAAATGTTGGATGCAAAGAACATGGAGATGTCCAACACTCCTAACAAATCAGGGTCCCATGGCAGTGCTAAAGAATTGAGAGGCACCATCTCAAGAAGTGACAAAGATGAGAATGAATATAATAGGGCATCAGAACATCTTGTTAAAGAACACAGAGGCACCAAGGAGACCTCTGTCCTGGAGCAGAAGGTCATGGACCTCAACAGTGAGTTGGAGATCTACAAGAGAGATAAAGATGAGCTCGAGGCACAAATGGAGCAGCTGGCACTTGACTATGAGATACTGAAGCAGGAAAATCATGACATCTCATACAAATTAGAGCAAACCCGGCTGCGAGAACAACTGAAGATACAGTATGAGTGCCCATCTTCTTCTGCTACCATAAATGAACTCGAGAACCAAATTGAATGCTTGCAAAGGGAACTCAGCAAGCAATCAAAAGAATTCTCCGGCTCTTTGGTGACTATAAATGAACTCGAAACCCATATCAGAAGCTTGGAGGAGGAGTTAGAAAAACAGGCAAAAGTGTTTGAAAGGGATCTAGGATCTGTCACACAAAACAAAGTTGAGCAGGAGCAAAGAGCTATTAAAGCTGAGGAAGCCTTACAAATGACAAGATTGAAGAATGCAAATACAGCTGAAAGGCTACAAGAGGAATTCAAAAAACTCTCCATGCAGATGGCCTCAACATTTGATGCAAATGAGAAGGTGGCAACAAATGCTCTAGCTGAAGCTAATAAGTTACGCTTGCAGAGAAATCAGCTGGAAGAACTGCTCAAGAAAGCTAAGGAAGAGCTCCAATCAACTACGGATGATTATGAAGCGAAACTCTGTGACCTTTCCAATCTAGTAAAGTTAAAATCAAATCAGATAGAGCAGATGTTGGAGGAAATTGATGACAAATCTAAGCAGCTTGAACACCAAAAGAAGCATGTGGAAGAAGTTAGTGGGGCTTTTTCTAAGGAGATCAGTAGCCTAAAAGCTGAGATTGACAAGCTGACTACCGAAAAGAAATGCCTACGTGAACAAGCTGAGCAGATGGAAAGCTTGAAACTTGAGTTGGAACATACAAAAGCACTTGTCCAAGGAACTGAAGAGCAGATGCAAAGAggaaatttagaaagaaataatcTAGTGAGTGCGATTGCTTTGATGAAAAAGGAAGCAACTAAGTCAGAGGAGGAGTTGCAGAGAATGAGGCATTTGAAGGAAGAGAAAGATGCATCAATTGAATCCTTACAATCAGAGCTGGACACCCTCAAAGCTCAGTGCGATAAATTGAAACATTCAGTGTTTGAGGATGAAATAGAGAAAGAAAAACTCAGGAAGCAAGTAGTTCAATTAAGGACTGACCTTAAGAAGAAGGAAGATGCATTTACTGGAATAGAAAAGAAGTTGAAAGAGAGCAATAGAAGAGGAGTTGTTTCTGATGGAACAAGAACACCATTAAGAAACAATAAATCTGCCATGGTTCCTCACAGTCCTAAAGAGGTCGCAAGCCTGAGGGAGACAATAAAGTTGCTTGCG GGACAAATGAAGTTGAAGGAAGCTGCTTTGGAAACATCCACAAATGTCTTTTTGGAAAAGGAAAAGGATCTTCAGAAGAAAATTGATGAGTTAGAAAACAAACTCAATGAGTACAACACTGGTTTCTGCAGTTACCAACTTCAAAAG GTATTTAAAGACACTAAGGAGGTTACATCAAATGGGAAAGCATGCATATCGAAAGAAAATGGATATGCAGTGCCCTTCGTGAAAAG TGATGGTGGTAACCATGATGAACTGATGGCTGAACTAACATCCTTAAAGGAGCGAAACAAATCCATGGAAAATGAATTGAAAGATATGCAAGAACGATATTCAGATATAAGCCTCAAATTCGCAGAGGTAGAAGGTGAACGGCAACAGCTTGTGATGACTGTGCGGAACCTCATGAATGCCAAGAAGAGCTGA